Proteins encoded by one window of Pseudonocardia alni:
- a CDS encoding alpha/beta fold hydrolase — translation MTLALAQVTVPTFLPVEDGRIAYRDTGPHPDGRPTLVLLHGGAVDGRMWSRQIGPLSARHRVVVPDARGHGASSTPGPQGYRPHADLAALLEHLDAGPVALVGLSMGARVAFDTALERPDLVDRVVLCGAGAGEPVWTDPWTVDTMARWEQARLDLDAERWVRVFLEFVPGPFRTEADVDPAVLAEIRLMAVDLLSHHLPADPAAPPGPIGFLDDAAERAGAFPVPLLGLVGALDSDDHRRIVADTVAAVPDGSPGEIGGTAHYPNMERPPEFERAVLDFVSR, via the coding sequence ATGACGCTCGCCCTCGCCCAGGTCACCGTCCCGACGTTCCTGCCCGTGGAGGACGGCCGGATCGCCTACCGCGACACCGGCCCGCACCCGGACGGGCGCCCGACGCTGGTGTTGCTGCACGGGGGTGCCGTCGACGGGCGGATGTGGTCGCGTCAGATCGGGCCGCTGTCCGCCCGGCACCGGGTCGTGGTGCCGGACGCCCGCGGGCACGGCGCGTCGTCGACGCCCGGCCCGCAGGGCTACCGGCCGCACGCCGACCTCGCCGCGCTGCTGGAGCACCTCGACGCCGGGCCGGTCGCGCTCGTCGGACTGTCGATGGGGGCGCGGGTCGCGTTCGACACCGCGCTGGAACGCCCGGACCTCGTCGACCGGGTCGTGCTGTGCGGCGCCGGGGCGGGCGAGCCGGTGTGGACCGACCCGTGGACGGTCGACACCATGGCGCGCTGGGAGCAGGCGCGCCTGGACCTCGACGCCGAGCGCTGGGTCCGGGTGTTCCTGGAGTTCGTGCCCGGCCCGTTCCGCACGGAGGCCGACGTGGACCCGGCCGTCCTCGCCGAGATCCGGCTGATGGCGGTCGACCTGCTGTCCCACCACCTGCCCGCGGACCCGGCCGCGCCCCCGGGCCCGATCGGCTTCCTCGACGACGCCGCCGAGCGCGCCGGCGCGTTCCCGGTGCCGCTGCTCGGTCTCGTCGGCGCCCTCGATTCCGACGACCACCGGCGGATCGTCGCCGACACGGTCGCCGCCGTCCCGGACGGCAGCCCCGGCGAGATCGGTGGGACCGCGCACTACCCGAACATGGAGCGTCCGCCGGAGTTCGAGCGGGCGGTGCTGGACTTCGTCAGCCGGTAG
- a CDS encoding nuclease-related domain-containing protein: protein MTTTPATTPTTDRSRALDLARHYPGRRVGHVAAQQRRAGFPDRNWRLGADGEQRTAHLLTALTGRTRRDRLLGRPPAWQVLHSVPLDGGAADLDHVLIGPPGICVVDTRHHRGRSLLLDGDRLVVAGTATDAVPRARAEAQRVRELLLPRLGAAASTPVRPVIALVGAPLRVRRWPDDVVVATEGALVYALRGLTPVLGPREVERIHAVARRPESWG, encoded by the coding sequence ATGACGACGACACCCGCGACGACCCCCACCACCGACCGTTCCCGCGCGCTGGACCTGGCGCGCCACTACCCCGGCCGGCGGGTGGGGCACGTCGCCGCGCAGCAGCGGAGGGCGGGATTCCCCGACCGCAACTGGCGCCTCGGCGCCGACGGCGAGCAGCGCACCGCGCACCTGCTGACCGCGCTCACCGGGCGGACCCGACGGGACCGGCTGCTCGGCAGGCCCCCGGCATGGCAGGTCCTGCACTCGGTCCCGCTCGACGGCGGCGCCGCCGACCTCGACCACGTCCTGATCGGGCCACCCGGCATCTGCGTCGTCGACACCCGCCACCACCGCGGCCGCTCCCTGCTCCTCGACGGCGATCGGCTGGTCGTCGCGGGGACGGCCACGGACGCGGTGCCGCGGGCCCGGGCCGAGGCGCAGCGGGTCCGCGAGCTGTTGCTCCCCCGGCTCGGGGCCGCCGCGTCGACGCCGGTCCGCCCGGTGATCGCGCTGGTCGGGGCCCCGCTCCGGGTGCGCCGTTGGCCCGACGACGTCGTGGTCGCCACCGAGGGCGCGCTGGTGTACGCCCTGCGCGGGCTGACCCCGGTGCTCGGCCCGCGGGAGGTGGAGCGGATCCACGCCGTCGCCCGGCGCCCGGAGAGCTGGGGGTGA
- a CDS encoding class I SAM-dependent methyltransferase — MSDFPDGFFDRADQVDDREFYLPPRFVQHIDEGAIAAASAFYDEIGTTGRVLDLMSSWVSHLPHRPEHLTVLGMNRAELAANEMAHEAVRHDLNADPVLPFADAAFDACVCTVSVDYLTDPVAVFAEVGRVLVPGGVFAATFSNRCFPTKAVRGWLASDDRTRVAIVGEYFRRSGAFDTPAARDCGAPGDPLYAVWARTPTG, encoded by the coding sequence ATGAGCGATTTCCCCGACGGCTTCTTCGACCGCGCCGACCAAGTCGACGACCGCGAGTTCTACCTGCCCCCGCGCTTCGTCCAGCACATCGACGAGGGCGCGATCGCCGCCGCGTCGGCGTTCTACGACGAGATCGGCACCACCGGCCGGGTGCTGGACCTGATGTCGTCGTGGGTGTCGCACCTGCCGCACCGCCCGGAGCACCTGACCGTGCTGGGCATGAACCGGGCCGAGCTCGCCGCCAACGAGATGGCCCACGAGGCCGTCCGCCACGACCTCAACGCCGACCCGGTGCTCCCCTTCGCCGACGCCGCGTTCGACGCCTGCGTCTGCACCGTCTCGGTCGACTACCTGACCGACCCGGTCGCGGTGTTCGCCGAGGTGGGACGGGTGCTGGTGCCGGGCGGGGTGTTCGCCGCCACGTTCTCGAACCGCTGCTTCCCGACCAAGGCGGTCCGCGGCTGGCTCGCCTCAGACGACAGGACGCGGGTCGCGATCGTCGGCGAGTACTTCCGGCGCAGCGGCGCGTTCGACACCCCGGCGGCCCGTGACTGCGGCGCACCCGGGGACCCGCTGTACGCGGTGTGGGCCCGCACCCCTACCGGCTGA
- a CDS encoding alpha/beta fold hydrolase codes for MSDTFTFSGRDGAAVTAYRWLPAAADDPVRGIVQITHGMGEHALRYVALADALTARGFAVYAQDHRGHGATAGGPENFGVLGDDGWEQLVGDIGLLSAHARAEHPGAPLVLLGHSMGSFAVQQFLVADAPPPDAVVLSGTALLDLMEQGLDLSAPLDLSSFNAPFEQRTGFEWLSRDPAQVDAYVADARCGFGLDLPGTQAMFAAARPLGEAATLKRIAGGLPVYVVVGDEDPVNAGLALVRPLTERYAEAGLHDVTLTIWPGARHEVFNETNREEIVADLLSWLDRVVPEQRGA; via the coding sequence ATGTCCGACACGTTCACCTTCTCCGGCCGCGACGGCGCCGCCGTCACCGCCTACCGCTGGCTCCCCGCCGCCGCGGACGACCCGGTGCGCGGGATCGTCCAGATCACCCACGGCATGGGCGAGCACGCCCTGCGCTACGTCGCCCTCGCCGACGCGCTGACCGCCCGCGGCTTCGCCGTCTACGCCCAGGACCACCGCGGTCACGGAGCCACCGCGGGCGGGCCCGAGAACTTCGGCGTCCTCGGCGACGACGGCTGGGAGCAGCTGGTCGGCGACATCGGGCTGCTGTCCGCGCACGCCCGCGCCGAGCACCCGGGCGCCCCGCTGGTGCTGCTCGGTCACAGCATGGGCTCGTTCGCCGTGCAGCAGTTCCTCGTCGCCGACGCGCCGCCGCCGGACGCGGTCGTGCTGTCCGGCACCGCGTTGCTCGACCTGATGGAGCAGGGCCTGGACCTGTCCGCGCCGCTGGACCTGTCGTCGTTCAACGCGCCGTTCGAGCAGCGCACCGGTTTCGAGTGGCTCAGCCGCGACCCCGCGCAGGTCGACGCCTACGTCGCCGACGCCCGCTGCGGCTTCGGCCTGGACCTGCCCGGCACGCAGGCGATGTTCGCCGCCGCCCGGCCGCTCGGCGAGGCCGCCACTCTGAAGCGGATCGCGGGCGGACTGCCGGTGTACGTCGTCGTCGGCGACGAGGACCCGGTCAACGCCGGGCTGGCCCTGGTGCGGCCGCTGACCGAGCGCTACGCCGAGGCCGGGCTGCACGACGTCACGCTGACGATCTGGCCGGGTGCCCGGCACGAGGTGTTCAACGAGACCAACCGCGAGGAGATCGTCGCGGACCTGCTGTCCTGGCTCGACCGTGTCGTCCCCGAGCAGCGGGGCGCCTGA
- a CDS encoding chorismate-binding protein — MTSTAPARTGLHRVPVPDGVAPSGVAAAVRRLAHRPWLVAFGGSWSWGALVATEPVLTAPDGADPFAVLDAPPRSAGPAASPGAGTAGAVGGGWFGLLDHAPPGVRPTAVLSWYRDVLRHDGERWWFEALVAGGAPLPGLPDDPGAVHPDTGSAERRYTQLCADLARPAPDRTARIAVTRWPDRDAHLAAVERCVTEIRRGEIFQANIATRLEVRLDGDPHEAWARLVEPVAPARAALVVTPERAAVGASPELFLHRAGDRVTTAPIKGTRPRTGGDADDAERARLGASVKDAAENVMIVDLMRNDLARVARPGGVRPGRLLAVEPHPGVWHLVSRVHATLRDDVTDADLLIATFPPGSVTGAPKIRACEVIADCEDGDRGLFTGAVGGVSPLAGLELNVAIRTLDLGPAGPDGSRSGRLGVGGGITVDSDPAEEFGEVLTKAAPVLAALDGPPRPVRPPVARPADRAAGLFETLACVDGRARRVGEHAARLRRSYLAVTDRPLDARVETDVAAAVAGAAGHHRVRVEATPDDPLRVTVRAVPWSGPVPLDAQGGVVAVVRRGTDGESHKFVDRRWLDAHEAEVGDGSPLLCDPAGLVLETTRSAVAAVHRGRLWVPPLDGRILPGTGRRALLDLLGPGAARIASLPLAALTGADGFLLVNALRGVQWVRRVEDDGHTVAAWTAPDPLTRRLAAALSR; from the coding sequence GTGACCTCGACCGCCCCGGCCCGGACCGGGCTGCACCGTGTCCCGGTCCCGGACGGTGTCGCACCGTCCGGGGTGGCGGCGGCGGTGCGCCGGCTCGCCCACCGGCCGTGGCTGGTCGCCTTCGGCGGGAGCTGGTCGTGGGGGGCACTGGTCGCCACCGAGCCGGTGCTCACCGCACCGGACGGGGCCGACCCGTTCGCCGTGCTGGACGCGCCGCCACGGTCCGCGGGCCCGGCGGCGAGCCCGGGCGCCGGGACCGCCGGGGCCGTCGGAGGCGGCTGGTTCGGGCTCCTGGACCATGCCCCGCCCGGTGTGCGGCCGACGGCGGTGCTGTCCTGGTACCGCGACGTGCTGCGGCACGACGGCGAGCGCTGGTGGTTCGAGGCGCTGGTCGCCGGCGGAGCCCCGCTGCCGGGCCTGCCGGACGACCCCGGTGCGGTGCACCCCGACACCGGCTCGGCCGAGCGCCGGTACACGCAGCTGTGCGCCGACCTCGCCCGCCCGGCGCCGGACCGGACGGCCCGGATCGCGGTCACCCGGTGGCCCGACCGCGACGCGCACCTGGCCGCGGTCGAGCGGTGCGTCACCGAGATCCGCCGCGGCGAGATCTTCCAGGCCAACATCGCGACCCGGCTGGAGGTGCGGCTCGACGGCGACCCGCACGAGGCGTGGGCCCGGCTGGTCGAGCCGGTCGCACCGGCCCGCGCCGCGCTCGTCGTGACGCCGGAGCGGGCCGCGGTGGGCGCGAGCCCGGAGCTGTTCCTGCACCGTGCCGGGGACCGGGTCACCACCGCGCCGATCAAGGGCACCCGGCCGCGCACCGGTGGCGACGCCGACGACGCCGAACGCGCGCGGCTCGGCGCATCGGTGAAGGACGCGGCCGAGAACGTGATGATCGTCGACCTGATGCGCAACGACCTGGCCCGGGTCGCACGGCCCGGCGGGGTGCGGCCGGGGCGGCTGCTCGCCGTCGAACCGCATCCGGGGGTGTGGCACCTGGTGTCGCGGGTGCACGCGACGCTGCGCGACGACGTCACCGACGCCGACCTGCTCATCGCCACGTTCCCGCCGGGCTCGGTCACCGGCGCGCCGAAGATCCGGGCCTGCGAGGTGATCGCCGACTGCGAGGACGGCGACCGTGGGCTGTTCACCGGCGCCGTCGGCGGGGTGAGCCCGCTGGCCGGACTGGAGCTGAACGTCGCGATCCGCACCCTCGACCTCGGCCCCGCCGGGCCCGACGGCAGCCGAAGCGGCCGGCTCGGCGTCGGCGGGGGCATCACCGTCGACTCCGACCCGGCGGAGGAGTTCGGCGAGGTCCTGACCAAGGCCGCCCCGGTCCTGGCCGCGCTGGACGGCCCGCCCCGGCCGGTCCGGCCGCCCGTCGCCCGGCCCGCCGACCGGGCCGCGGGCCTGTTCGAGACGCTGGCCTGCGTCGACGGCCGGGCCCGCCGGGTCGGCGAGCACGCCGCTCGGCTGCGCCGCTCCTACCTCGCGGTCACCGACCGCCCCCTCGACGCGCGGGTCGAGACCGACGTCGCCGCGGCCGTCGCGGGGGCGGCCGGGCACCACCGGGTCCGGGTCGAGGCGACGCCGGACGACCCGTTGCGGGTCACCGTGCGCGCGGTCCCCTGGTCCGGACCGGTCCCGCTCGACGCCCAGGGCGGGGTGGTGGCCGTCGTCCGGCGCGGCACCGACGGCGAGTCCCACAAGTTCGTCGACCGCCGCTGGCTCGACGCCCACGAGGCCGAGGTCGGCGACGGTTCGCCGCTGCTGTGCGACCCGGCGGGCCTGGTGCTGGAGACGACGCGTTCCGCCGTCGCCGCCGTGCACCGGGGGCGGCTGTGGGTCCCCCCGCTCGACGGCCGCATCCTGCCCGGCACCGGCCGCCGCGCGCTGCTCGACCTGCTGGGCCCCGGCGCCGCGCGGATCGCCTCGCTGCCGCTGGCCGCGCTCACCGGGGCCGACGGGTTCCTGCTGGTCAACGCGCTGCGCGGGGTGCAGTGGGTGCGCCGGGTCGAGGACGACGGCCACACCGTCGCCGCCTGGACCGCCCCGGACCCGCTGACCCGCCGTCTCGCCGCGGCGCTGTCGCGCTGA
- a CDS encoding alpha/beta hydrolase has product MSTDRIAAELRRPLRWVPPIPLHRPRLLRLLQRLSRRGRPATVDGVRSTTHAGPPLLRVHVPDHRTTPAALLWFHGGGLVLGSPMIDDVRCGELAADLGIVVVSVDYRLAPGDPFPAALDDCHAGWTWLRDAAGRLEVDPARIAVGGASAGGCLAAALVQRLHDEGGPQPVAQWLVYPMLDDRTAARRELDRPPHRVWNNRNNEVGWRAYLGRPPGTGEPAPYAVPARRADLSGLPPAWIGVGDVDLFHDEDITYARRLREAGVPVELDVVPGAPHGFDGWGKGVAIADDFTGRSVAWLRRALGS; this is encoded by the coding sequence GTGAGCACCGACCGGATCGCCGCCGAGCTGCGTCGCCCCCTGCGGTGGGTCCCACCGATCCCGCTGCACCGCCCCCGGCTGCTGCGCCTGCTGCAGCGGCTGTCCCGGCGCGGCAGGCCCGCCACCGTCGACGGGGTCCGGTCCACCACCCACGCGGGCCCGCCGCTGCTGCGCGTGCACGTCCCCGACCACCGCACGACCCCCGCGGCGCTGCTGTGGTTCCACGGCGGCGGCCTCGTACTGGGCTCCCCCATGATCGACGACGTGCGGTGCGGCGAGCTCGCCGCGGACCTGGGGATCGTCGTCGTCTCGGTGGACTACCGGCTCGCGCCCGGTGACCCGTTCCCGGCCGCGCTCGACGACTGCCACGCCGGCTGGACCTGGCTGCGGGACGCCGCCGGCCGGCTGGAGGTCGACCCGGCGCGGATCGCCGTCGGCGGGGCGAGCGCCGGGGGCTGCCTGGCCGCCGCGCTGGTCCAGCGCCTGCACGACGAGGGCGGACCGCAGCCGGTCGCGCAGTGGCTGGTCTACCCGATGCTCGACGACCGCACCGCCGCCCGTCGCGAGCTCGACCGGCCCCCGCACCGGGTGTGGAACAACCGCAACAACGAGGTCGGCTGGCGCGCCTACCTGGGGCGCCCGCCCGGGACCGGCGAGCCCGCCCCGTACGCGGTGCCCGCCCGTCGCGCCGACCTGTCCGGGCTGCCGCCCGCGTGGATCGGCGTCGGCGACGTCGACCTGTTCCACGACGAGGACATCACCTACGCGCGGCGGCTGCGCGAGGCCGGGGTGCCGGTCGAGCTCGACGTCGTGCCCGGCGCCCCGCACGGCTTCGACGGCTGGGGCAAGGGCGTCGCGATCGCCGACGACTTCACCGGGCGCTCGGTCGCCTGGCTGCGCCGCGCGCTCGGCAGCTGA
- a CDS encoding sensor histidine kinase produces the protein MPADRRPRWGGIARIIVPALVVGLFTVGGTAFYAVRSAQYPDPDATALPLDGLAAALLAMGPVALLFRHLNRVVALAVCAAAVVVYLGLGYPPIGPLGFAFAVALVSAVAAGRHHRALAVVAVAPAVLTGWLLVTGRPIPWPATAPVLAWLAALVAGGALWRVRRERTAQARRAAEAERRRSADAERLRIAQELHDVLGHHVSLINVQAGVALYLMDDDPEQARSALTEIKRASRDLLREMRSTLGVLRGVDEQAPRAPTPGLDRLDALLDEVRAAGLPVRRGTGGTPRPLPTGVDLAAYRIVQESLTNTRRHAGAGGAVVTLRFGDDALDLTVDDDGAGPAPGAVDGTGLTGMRERARSVGGTLEAGPGPERGFRVRAHLPAPPADPAAPDPAAPDPAAPDPVAPDPAAPDPVAPGSAAPGSAPAGRSPAQPAPADPTGRAGAPGATDRPGRAHVPDRPATPGADR, from the coding sequence GTGCCCGCCGACCGACGTCCGAGGTGGGGCGGGATCGCGCGGATCATCGTCCCCGCGCTGGTCGTCGGCCTGTTCACCGTGGGCGGGACGGCGTTCTACGCCGTCCGCAGCGCGCAGTACCCGGACCCGGACGCGACGGCACTCCCGCTCGACGGGCTCGCCGCCGCACTGCTCGCGATGGGGCCGGTCGCGCTGCTGTTCCGGCACCTGAACCGGGTCGTGGCGCTCGCGGTGTGCGCGGCCGCGGTCGTCGTCTACCTGGGCCTGGGGTACCCGCCGATCGGGCCGCTCGGGTTCGCGTTCGCCGTGGCGCTGGTGTCGGCGGTCGCCGCGGGGCGCCACCACCGCGCGCTCGCGGTGGTGGCCGTCGCGCCGGCCGTGCTGACCGGGTGGCTGCTCGTGACCGGGCGGCCGATCCCGTGGCCGGCGACCGCGCCGGTCCTGGCCTGGCTGGCGGCGCTCGTCGCGGGCGGCGCCCTCTGGCGGGTCCGGCGCGAGCGCACGGCGCAGGCCCGGCGGGCCGCCGAGGCCGAGCGTCGGCGCAGCGCCGACGCCGAGCGGCTGCGCATCGCCCAGGAGCTGCACGACGTACTGGGCCACCACGTCTCCCTGATCAACGTGCAGGCCGGGGTCGCGCTCTACCTGATGGACGACGACCCGGAGCAGGCCCGCAGCGCGCTCACCGAGATCAAGCGGGCCAGCCGCGACCTGCTGCGCGAGATGCGCTCCACCCTCGGCGTGCTGCGTGGGGTCGACGAGCAGGCCCCGCGGGCGCCCACCCCCGGCCTGGACCGGCTCGACGCGCTGCTCGACGAGGTGCGCGCCGCGGGGCTGCCGGTGCGCCGCGGCACCGGGGGGACCCCGCGACCGTTGCCGACCGGGGTCGACCTGGCGGCGTACCGGATCGTGCAGGAGTCGCTGACCAACACGCGTCGGCACGCCGGGGCCGGCGGCGCGGTGGTCACCCTGCGCTTCGGCGACGACGCGCTGGACCTGACCGTCGACGACGACGGTGCCGGCCCGGCGCCCGGCGCGGTGGACGGCACGGGGCTGACCGGCATGCGCGAGCGTGCGCGCTCGGTCGGCGGGACCCTGGAGGCGGGGCCGGGCCCGGAGCGGGGCTTCCGGGTGCGCGCCCACCTGCCCGCGCCGCCGGCCGACCCTGCCGCCCCGGACCCTGCCGCCCCGGACCCTGCCGCCCCGGACCCTGTGGCCCCGGACCCTGCCGCCCCGGACCCTGTGGCCCCGGGCTCCGCCGCCCCGGGCTCCGCCCCGGCCGGGCGCTCCCCCGCGCAACCCGCTCCGGCCGACCCGACCGGACGGGCCGGGGCCCCCGGGGCGACCGACCGCCCCGGGCGGGCCCACGTCCCCGACCGCCCCGCGACCCCGGGAGCCGACAGGTGA
- a CDS encoding ArsR/SmtB family transcription factor yields MTDVDAVFRALADPTRRRILDRLHEQGESTLGALCEGLDMSRQAVSKHLAQLEAAGLVTTLRRGREKLHHLDPVPIQEIHDRWIGKFERSRVQAVTALRAALEEHDEQ; encoded by the coding sequence GTGACCGACGTGGACGCCGTCTTCCGCGCACTCGCGGACCCGACGCGACGGCGCATCCTCGACCGGTTGCACGAGCAGGGCGAGTCGACGCTCGGCGCGCTGTGCGAGGGACTGGACATGAGCCGGCAGGCCGTGTCCAAGCACCTCGCTCAGCTGGAGGCGGCCGGGCTGGTGACGACCCTGCGTCGCGGCCGGGAGAAGCTCCACCACCTCGACCCGGTCCCCATCCAGGAGATCCACGACCGGTGGATCGGGAAGTTCGAGCGCAGCCGGGTGCAGGCGGTCACCGCCCTGCGCGCGGCGCTGGAGGAGCACGATGAGCAGTGA
- a CDS encoding DUF1707 SHOCT-like domain-containing protein, whose protein sequence is MTATPDTRPAPGPATAPAPATPSPATPTPADAIPAATAPTATTAGGLPPRSDAVLASDAEREYVTARLRTAAAEGRLTLAESDERQAAAYAARTRDELVPLLAGLPRPPRPRRPRRGPLTPRAQRNLRIHAGVTVAVLLLLVLGAVLGPAPLFVPIGPAFWLGLILFVHSRRAEREASPDEELPEELR, encoded by the coding sequence ATGACAGCGACTCCGGACACCCGTCCCGCACCCGGACCGGCCACCGCCCCGGCACCGGCCACACCGTCCCCCGCCACCCCGACCCCGGCCGACGCGATCCCGGCCGCGACCGCGCCCACGGCGACGACCGCAGGCGGTCTCCCGCCCCGGTCCGACGCCGTGCTCGCCTCGGACGCCGAGCGCGAGTACGTCACCGCCCGGCTGCGGACGGCCGCCGCCGAGGGGCGCCTGACCCTCGCCGAGTCCGACGAGCGGCAGGCCGCCGCCTACGCCGCCCGCACCCGCGACGAGCTCGTCCCGCTGCTCGCCGGGCTGCCCCGCCCGCCGCGGCCGCGTCGCCCCCGGCGCGGTCCGCTCACCCCCCGCGCGCAGCGCAACCTGCGGATCCACGCCGGGGTGACCGTCGCTGTGCTGCTCCTGCTGGTCCTGGGCGCTGTGCTCGGCCCGGCGCCGCTGTTCGTCCCGATCGGGCCGGCGTTCTGGCTGGGCCTGATCCTGTTCGTGCACTCCCGGCGGGCCGAGCGCGAGGCGTCGCCGGACGAGGAGCTGCCCGAGGAGCTGCGGTGA
- a CDS encoding SRPBCC family protein has protein sequence MSSERRFVYTTYIRSTAEQVFRALTTPAFTMQYWGGAELTSDWRVGSPLEAVHPDRDDFIGEILAVEPPHRLSYTFTGPAEQAAGRPPTVVEFRLSPFGEEAVKLQVVHTGFTDDEQGAQDARDVGEGWPAILSALKTLLETDRPLASPGHFAPRTPATPAR, from the coding sequence ATGAGCAGTGAGCGCAGGTTCGTCTACACGACCTACATCCGCAGCACCGCCGAGCAGGTGTTCCGGGCGCTGACCACGCCCGCGTTCACCATGCAGTACTGGGGCGGCGCGGAGCTGACCTCGGACTGGCGGGTCGGGAGCCCGCTGGAGGCGGTCCACCCCGACCGCGACGACTTCATCGGCGAGATCCTCGCCGTCGAGCCGCCGCACCGGCTGTCCTACACCTTCACCGGGCCGGCGGAACAGGCCGCGGGACGGCCGCCGACCGTCGTCGAGTTCAGGCTCTCCCCGTTCGGCGAGGAGGCGGTGAAGCTGCAGGTCGTCCACACCGGTTTCACCGACGACGAGCAGGGCGCGCAGGACGCCCGCGACGTGGGCGAGGGCTGGCCCGCGATCCTGTCCGCGCTCAAGACGCTGCTGGAGACCGACCGGCCGCTGGCCTCCCCCGGTCACTTCGCGCCACGGACACCGGCGACGCCCGCCCGGTGA
- a CDS encoding MarR family winged helix-turn-helix transcriptional regulator, protein MPDIDDTAEKLAEVYVLVGPLYRRVLREVEESAPDNRVSAGVRAVLDQLRRHGPMTVPGIGRSQSLSRQFVQRMVDDALAAGLVERADNPRHRRSPLIVPTPAGRAVIDEVVGREHARLRAVAGHLDPADVDATLRVLTAMVADLTEIEPEIEPGH, encoded by the coding sequence GTGCCCGACATCGACGACACCGCCGAGAAGCTGGCCGAGGTCTACGTACTCGTGGGCCCCCTCTACCGGCGGGTGCTGCGCGAGGTCGAGGAGTCCGCGCCGGACAACCGGGTCTCGGCAGGCGTGCGCGCGGTGCTCGACCAGCTCCGGCGGCACGGCCCGATGACCGTGCCCGGGATCGGGCGGTCGCAGTCGCTCAGCCGGCAGTTCGTGCAGCGGATGGTCGACGACGCGCTGGCCGCCGGGCTCGTCGAGCGGGCGGACAACCCGCGGCACCGGCGGTCCCCCCTGATCGTGCCGACGCCGGCCGGGCGCGCGGTGATCGACGAGGTCGTCGGGCGGGAGCACGCGCGGCTGCGCGCGGTCGCCGGACACCTCGACCCCGCCGACGTCGACGCGACGCTGCGGGTACTCACCGCGATGGTCGCCGACCTGACCGAGATCGAACCGGAGATCGAACCCGGGCATTGA
- a CDS encoding DnaJ family domain-containing protein, translating into MNGVDPRFESPVDRTIREAVERGDFDDLPGKGKPLPGAGRIGPVDENWWIRGYLEREGVPGDAMLPPSLQLRRELDRIDETVTRFVDERRVREHVEEVNSRVVDHMRHPMGPRVPIRRLDADEVVARWHAARERRRAAARPAAPPPATAETAPGSRRGWWARLFGR; encoded by the coding sequence ATGAACGGTGTGGACCCGCGGTTCGAGTCACCGGTCGACCGGACGATCCGGGAGGCCGTCGAGCGGGGCGACTTCGACGACCTGCCCGGCAAGGGCAAGCCGTTGCCCGGCGCGGGACGGATCGGCCCGGTCGACGAGAACTGGTGGATCCGCGGCTACCTGGAGCGGGAGGGCGTCCCGGGCGACGCGATGCTGCCGCCGTCGCTCCAGCTGCGCAGGGAGCTGGACCGGATCGACGAGACCGTCACCCGCTTCGTCGACGAGCGCCGCGTGCGCGAGCACGTCGAGGAGGTCAACTCCCGGGTCGTCGACCACATGCGCCATCCGATGGGCCCGCGCGTGCCGATCCGCAGACTCGACGCCGACGAGGTCGTCGCGCGCTGGCACGCGGCCCGGGAGCGGCGACGGGCCGCCGCCCGGCCCGCCGCGCCGCCGCCCGCCACCGCGGAGACCGCGCCGGGGTCCCGCCGTGGCTGGTGGGCACGCCTGTTCGGCCGCTGA